In a genomic window of Coprococcus eutactus:
- a CDS encoding ATP-binding protein has protein sequence MNRDTLKQIMIDQKETYLNNTIITRQYLLEENVNYCFVGIRRTGKSYLMYQQIKQLESKGVPLSQIVYVNFEDERLLEIKVTDLNTILEIGLEMSGSANKPYLFLDEIPNINGWEKFVRRIADMKYRINITGSNCKMLSSEIASTLGGRFIIMNVYPYSFTEYLTANHREKNYLDVISTQDRADVLSLYNEYVTFGAFPELVDIKNKRAFLSSIYQTIYLGDIITRNKISNDFAIKLILKKIAESVTKPLSFSRLTNILKSTGMAIGKQTVINYVGYMTDSYLLFTLQNYAAKLVDKETSPKYYFMDTGLLGLMLLDSKSAQLENLVAIELIRRYGVENVFFFENNVEIDFYIPSERLAIQVSLQVLDDIDTKERETRAFAKLNNFIPDSKCILITNSEETNLEYDGIDIEVIPIWKWLLMADL, from the coding sequence ATGAATAGAGACACCTTAAAACAGATAATGATAGATCAGAAAGAGACCTATCTTAACAATACCATTATAACCAGACAATACCTTTTGGAAGAAAATGTTAATTATTGCTTTGTTGGGATCAGAAGAACTGGTAAATCATATTTGATGTACCAACAGATAAAACAACTTGAATCAAAAGGTGTCCCCCTTTCACAGATAGTATACGTAAATTTTGAAGATGAGCGTCTTTTAGAAATTAAGGTTACAGATCTAAATACTATCTTAGAAATAGGTCTTGAAATGTCTGGCTCAGCTAACAAGCCGTATTTGTTTCTTGATGAAATCCCAAACATAAACGGTTGGGAAAAATTTGTGCGTCGGATAGCTGATATGAAATACCGAATCAACATCACAGGAAGCAACTGCAAAATGCTCAGCAGCGAAATTGCTTCTACTCTCGGCGGAAGATTTATCATCATGAATGTTTATCCATATTCATTTACAGAATATCTTACCGCCAATCACAGAGAAAAAAACTATCTTGATGTGATCAGCACCCAGGATAGAGCCGATGTATTAAGTCTGTACAACGAATATGTCACCTTTGGTGCTTTTCCCGAATTGGTTGATATAAAGAACAAACGCGCATTTCTTAGTAGCATTTATCAAACTATCTATCTTGGGGATATAATAACGAGAAATAAGATATCCAATGATTTTGCCATAAAACTGATACTCAAAAAAATAGCCGAATCAGTTACCAAACCTCTGTCTTTCAGCAGATTGACAAACATATTAAAGAGCACCGGCATGGCCATAGGAAAGCAGACAGTCATAAACTACGTTGGCTACATGACCGACTCTTATCTTCTCTTTACCCTGCAAAATTATGCAGCCAAGCTTGTTGATAAAGAGACATCGCCAAAATACTATTTTATGGACACAGGTCTTCTTGGTCTTATGCTGCTGGATTCAAAATCGGCCCAATTGGAGAACCTTGTTGCGATTGAACTTATCAGACGCTATGGCGTAGAAAATGTTTTTTTCTTTGAAAACAATGTAGAAATAGACTTCTATATACCTTCTGAACGCCTTGCCATACAGGTAAGCCTGCAAGTTTTAGATGATATAGACACAAAAGAACGCGAAACCCGTGCATTTGCCAAATTAAACAATTTTATTCCTGATTCCAAATGCATCCTTATCACCAACAGTGAAGAGACAAATCTTGAATATGATGGTATAGATATAGAGGTCATACCAATCTGGAAATGGCTTCTTATGGCGGATCTGTAA
- a CDS encoding DUF5684 domain-containing protein — protein MGIEGWKAFIPVYDVYLMCEYLIGAHKGWMCILTFIPIVGTIFTLYLYFKLCQSFGYGLMFLIGFLVLNPIFIGVLGLGDCYYSDMTS, from the coding sequence ATGGGAATAGAAGGCTGGAAGGCATTTATTCCCGTGTACGATGTTTACTTAATGTGTGAATATTTGATCGGGGCACACAAAGGATGGATGTGTATTCTTACATTTATTCCGATAGTTGGAACTATATTTACTTTGTATTTATACTTCAAACTGTGCCAGAGCTTTGGCTATGGTTTGATGTTCCTGATAGGTTTCCTGGTGTTAAACCCGATTTTTATAGGTGTTTTAGGTCTTGGAGATTGTTATTATTCTGATATGACAAGTTAA
- the rlmD gene encoding 23S rRNA (uracil(1939)-C(5))-methyltransferase RlmD — protein MKKHDIVEGVIDTYEFPNKGSFHMDDRKVTVKGAIKGQKVSCRITKLKKGKADGRLLEVLEKSELEDSSPVCSHFGVCGGCSYQTLSYDNQLKVKEELVKGLLDGVIDGETHPYEWQGILASPVTQGYRNKMEFSFGDEYKDGPLALGLHKKNSTYDIVQMDDCYIVNDDLNKIVKYTVEFCRAAGLPYYKKMQHTGLLRHLVIRRSATNGDLLVNLVTSTQNLDALDLDAFVRGLLDLPLEGKIAGILHTENDSMADAVISDRTNLLYGTEYIYETVLGLQFKISPFSFFQTNTKSAERLYDKARSYVGDTKDAVIFDLYSGTGTIAQLLAPVAKKVIGVEIVEEAVAAARVNAKLNGLDNCEFIAGDVLKVIDEIEEKPDFIVLDPPRDGINPKALTKIINYGVNELVYISCKPTSLARDLVTLQENGYYVTKACAVDQFPGTVHVETIVKMQRI, from the coding sequence ATGAAGAAACATGATATAGTTGAAGGTGTGATAGATACATATGAGTTCCCGAACAAAGGAAGTTTTCATATGGACGACAGGAAGGTGACCGTCAAGGGTGCGATAAAGGGGCAAAAGGTTTCGTGCCGCATCACAAAGCTAAAGAAGGGCAAGGCAGACGGAAGGCTCCTTGAGGTTCTGGAGAAATCGGAGCTTGAGGATTCATCACCGGTTTGTTCTCATTTTGGTGTGTGCGGTGGATGTAGTTACCAGACACTCAGCTATGATAATCAGCTGAAGGTGAAAGAGGAACTGGTGAAGGGACTTCTGGATGGCGTTATCGATGGTGAGACGCATCCTTATGAGTGGCAGGGGATACTTGCGTCACCGGTAACTCAGGGCTACAGAAATAAGATGGAATTCTCATTTGGCGACGAGTACAAGGATGGCCCGCTGGCGCTTGGACTACACAAGAAGAACAGCACATACGACATAGTCCAGATGGACGACTGTTATATAGTAAATGACGATCTGAACAAGATCGTGAAATATACAGTGGAATTCTGCAGGGCAGCAGGACTTCCTTATTATAAAAAGATGCAGCACACAGGATTGCTCCGACATTTGGTGATCAGACGCTCTGCCACAAATGGTGATCTGCTTGTAAATCTCGTGACATCGACACAGAATCTTGATGCCCTTGACCTCGATGCATTTGTGAGAGGACTTCTTGATCTGCCTCTTGAGGGAAAGATCGCGGGAATCCTCCACACAGAAAATGACTCCATGGCAGATGCGGTCATAAGTGACAGGACAAATCTGCTCTACGGAACAGAGTATATATATGAGACGGTCCTTGGGCTTCAGTTCAAGATATCGCCGTTCTCATTCTTCCAGACAAATACCAAGAGTGCGGAGAGACTCTACGACAAGGCGCGTTCCTATGTGGGTGACACAAAGGATGCAGTCATATTCGATCTCTACAGTGGAACCGGAACCATAGCCCAGCTTCTTGCACCTGTTGCAAAGAAGGTGATAGGAGTGGAGATCGTGGAGGAGGCCGTTGCGGCAGCTCGTGTAAATGCTAAACTCAATGGTCTTGATAATTGCGAGTTCATCGCAGGGGATGTCCTTAAGGTCATAGATGAGATCGAAGAAAAGCCGGACTTCATAGTCCTTGATCCACCAAGGGATGGAATCAATCCGAAGGCTCTTACGAAGATCATCAACTATGGAGTGAATGAACTTGTGTACATTAGCTGCAAACCGACTTCGCTTGCAAGGGATTTGGTGACACTTCAGGAGAATGGATATTATGTGACTAAGGCCTGCGCTGTCGATCAGTTTCCGGGGACTGTTCATGTGGAGACAATCGTGAAAATGCAGAGGATATAG
- a CDS encoding metallophosphoesterase family protein, which produces MKVLIISDTHGKSSCIEQIYDIVGDVDMLIHLGDVEGDEELIYDLFNCEIHMVRGNCDYNAELPIYDEFNIGDKRAFITHGHRYGVNSGTAYLEELIDLEGYDFVMYGHTHRRDLTTYKNSYIVNPGSLALPRDNRVGTYMLLDFDQHGTPFFAENELPRLESNVSSFRRKFDM; this is translated from the coding sequence ATGAAAGTCCTGATAATAAGTGATACCCATGGCAAAAGCAGCTGCATAGAGCAGATATACGATATAGTTGGAGATGTGGATATGCTGATACATCTGGGAGATGTTGAAGGCGATGAAGAACTCATATATGATCTGTTTAATTGCGAGATCCACATGGTGAGGGGAAACTGCGACTACAATGCAGAACTCCCGATATATGATGAGTTCAATATTGGAGACAAGAGAGCATTTATAACCCATGGACACAGGTATGGAGTGAACAGCGGAACAGCATACCTGGAGGAACTCATAGATCTGGAGGGATATGACTTCGTGATGTATGGACATACCCATAGGCGGGATCTGACGACTTATAAGAATTCATATATCGTGAATCCGGGAAGTCTGGCACTGCCGAGGGATAACAGAGTAGGAACATACATGCTGCTGGATTTTGACCAGCACGGAACGCCTTTCTTTGCGGAGAATGAGCTGCCAAGGCTGGAGTCGAATGTGTCAAGTTTTCGAAGAAAATTTGACATGTAG
- a CDS encoding XTP/dITP diphosphatase, whose product MDKLIFATGNEGKMKEVRMILADLGYEIQSMKEAGINVDIVEDGKTFEENALIKARAISKETGCLVLADDSGLEVDYMDKAPGIYSARFLGEDTSYRIKNQYIIDKLAGVPDSERTARFVCAIAAVFPDGSEYTTRGTIEGIIGYEERGENGFGYDPIFFLPEKGKTTAELDPEEKNEISHRGNALRLMKDVIRKHRENN is encoded by the coding sequence ATGGATAAGCTTATATTTGCAACTGGCAATGAGGGCAAGATGAAGGAGGTCCGCATGATACTTGCGGATCTTGGCTATGAGATACAGTCCATGAAGGAGGCTGGGATCAATGTTGATATAGTCGAGGATGGAAAGACATTTGAGGAGAATGCCCTTATCAAGGCAAGGGCGATCAGCAAGGAGACTGGATGTCTGGTGCTTGCCGATGATTCAGGCCTGGAGGTCGACTACATGGACAAGGCGCCTGGTATATACAGCGCGAGATTCCTCGGCGAGGACACATCATACAGGATAAAGAACCAGTACATAATAGACAAGCTGGCAGGTGTTCCGGATTCTGAGAGAACCGCAAGATTTGTGTGTGCAATAGCAGCGGTATTTCCAGATGGAAGTGAGTATACGACACGCGGAACCATTGAGGGAATAATCGGATATGAGGAGCGTGGCGAGAATGGATTTGGATATGATCCGATATTCTTCCTGCCTGAAAAGGGCAAGACCACGGCGGAGCTTGACCCGGAGGAGAAGAACGAGATAAGCCACCGCGGAAATGCACTCAGACTGATGAAGGACGTCATCAGAAAGCATAGAGAGAATAATTGA
- a CDS encoding lectin like domain-containing protein — protein MKKLVYIVLICAIGILAYYGMQNPVGRLEKNDEEQHAAQVLSGKLAENYNLEGLKLKINGSDVPDEQYLPYIGSDLHVMLPIDAVKDKMGCTVDEYANGGIIIKRNDHTVRIVAGSADASFDEEKVTLQTQPVKNNDKLYVPIEYISDAIDYTCEYNYSTGQISLQKKGEDTTLPAAYDMRKEGRVTEVRDQGDSGTCWAFASLAALETTLMPDENLQFSVDNMTKNNGFGIEQFEGGQYRMSIAYLASWKGPVLEKDDPYGDDETNSKLKAVKHLQEAEIIEDKDLEAVKEAVYKKGGVETAIYSDMVDADSDSEYYNRDHSSYYYDGTEGINHDVVIVGWDDNYSRNNFNKTPKKDGAFICKNSWGTDFGDEGYFYISYYDAHICETSVVYTKLEPADNYDKIYQADKLGWVGVLGFDNEEAYFANVYKAGKNEELAAVSFYATGAKTTYEVYVVTDFQDEDSLADRKLVASGEVEYAGYYTVDLEQAEKLADGKKFAVVVHITTPDTKYPIAIEYDADSLTDSFDIKDGEGYLSLYGKQWYSAEKDRKCNVCLKAFTRTVE, from the coding sequence TTGAAAAAGCTGGTATATATAGTCCTTATATGCGCCATTGGAATACTGGCGTATTATGGAATGCAGAATCCCGTTGGAAGACTTGAAAAGAACGATGAAGAACAGCATGCGGCGCAGGTTCTGTCAGGCAAGCTTGCAGAAAACTACAATTTAGAGGGACTGAAACTCAAGATAAATGGCAGTGATGTTCCGGATGAGCAGTACCTTCCATATATAGGTTCTGACCTTCACGTCATGCTGCCGATCGATGCTGTGAAGGACAAGATGGGATGCACTGTCGATGAATATGCAAATGGCGGTATCATCATAAAGAGAAACGACCATACGGTCAGGATCGTGGCTGGTTCCGCAGATGCAAGCTTTGACGAAGAGAAGGTAACGCTGCAGACGCAGCCGGTGAAAAATAATGACAAGTTGTATGTGCCTATAGAGTATATAAGCGATGCCATAGATTACACCTGTGAGTACAACTATTCCACCGGTCAGATATCACTGCAGAAAAAGGGCGAGGATACAACACTTCCTGCAGCGTATGATATGAGAAAAGAGGGACGTGTCACAGAGGTCAGAGATCAGGGCGATTCTGGCACGTGCTGGGCATTTGCGTCTCTGGCAGCTCTTGAGACAACGCTCATGCCGGATGAGAATCTTCAGTTCTCTGTGGACAACATGACGAAGAACAACGGATTTGGCATAGAGCAGTTTGAGGGCGGACAGTACAGAATGAGTATAGCCTATCTGGCATCGTGGAAGGGGCCTGTGCTTGAAAAGGATGATCCATACGGCGATGACGAGACCAATTCAAAACTTAAGGCGGTGAAGCACCTCCAGGAAGCTGAGATAATAGAGGACAAGGATCTTGAGGCGGTCAAGGAAGCTGTGTATAAGAAGGGCGGAGTTGAGACCGCGATATACAGTGACATGGTGGACGCCGACAGCGATTCTGAATATTACAACAGAGACCACAGCTCATATTATTATGACGGCACGGAGGGAATCAACCACGATGTTGTCATAGTGGGCTGGGATGACAATTACAGCAGGAACAACTTCAACAAAACGCCGAAGAAGGATGGCGCATTTATCTGTAAGAACAGCTGGGGAACAGACTTTGGCGATGAGGGATATTTCTATATTTCCTATTATGATGCACATATATGCGAGACAAGCGTTGTGTACACGAAGCTGGAGCCGGCGGACAATTATGACAAGATTTATCAGGCGGACAAGCTTGGCTGGGTCGGCGTGTTAGGATTTGACAATGAAGAGGCATATTTTGCAAATGTGTACAAGGCGGGCAAGAATGAGGAACTCGCTGCGGTGTCGTTCTATGCAACAGGCGCCAAGACCACATATGAAGTCTATGTTGTGACGGATTTTCAGGACGAGGACAGTCTGGCTGATCGAAAGCTTGTGGCATCAGGCGAAGTCGAGTATGCAGGTTATTATACTGTGGATCTGGAGCAGGCGGAGAAACTTGCTGATGGAAAGAAATTCGCAGTTGTGGTTCATATAACTACGCCGGATACGAAATATCCGATAGCCATAGAGTATGATGCGGACTCGCTGACTGACAGTTTCGACATAAAAGACGGTGAGGGATATCTGAGTCTGTATGGCAAGCAGTGGTACAGCGCGGAGAAGGATAGGAAATGTAATGTGTGCCTGAAGGCATTTACGAGAACAGTGGAGTAG
- a CDS encoding THUMP domain-containing class I SAM-dependent RNA methyltransferase encodes MSRVELIAPCHFGLESVLKREIQDLGYEIVQVEDGRITFAGDEDAIARANVFIRTAERIMLKCGSFKATTFDELFEGTKAIAWEKYLTRDAKFWVSKATSNKSALFSPSDIQSIVKKAMVERMKKTYRVSWFTEDGASYPVRVFIFKDIVTIALDTSGVSLHKRGYRKLVGKAPISETLASALIMLTPWNKDRVLVDPFCGSGTFPIEAAMIGAHIAPGMDREFTAQEWGKVCDKKIWYSAVDEANDLIDRDVKMNIQGYDLDSDMVKCAMENAKAAGVDQHIHFQQRDVKDLRNPKKYGFIITNPPYGERLEEKEALPELYRTIGESYRNLDDWSMFLITSYADAEKYIGRKADRNRKIYNGMIKSYFYQFMGPKPPKRRREDS; translated from the coding sequence ATGAGCAGAGTTGAACTGATTGCTCCATGCCATTTTGGACTGGAGTCTGTACTGAAAAGAGAGATACAGGATCTTGGATATGAGATAGTCCAGGTCGAGGACGGAAGAATAACATTTGCTGGTGATGAGGACGCAATAGCCAGGGCAAATGTATTTATAAGAACGGCAGAGAGGATAATGCTCAAATGTGGCAGCTTCAAAGCCACCACATTTGACGAGCTTTTTGAGGGGACAAAGGCGATCGCCTGGGAGAAGTATCTCACCAGAGATGCGAAGTTCTGGGTATCAAAGGCGACATCAAACAAGAGTGCGCTGTTCAGCCCTTCGGATATACAGTCCATAGTAAAGAAGGCTATGGTTGAGAGGATGAAGAAGACATACAGGGTATCTTGGTTCACAGAGGACGGAGCAAGCTATCCTGTGCGTGTGTTTATATTTAAGGATATAGTAACCATAGCACTTGACACCTCAGGGGTATCACTTCACAAGAGAGGCTACAGAAAGCTTGTTGGCAAGGCGCCTATATCGGAGACACTGGCTTCGGCGCTCATCATGCTCACGCCGTGGAACAAGGACCGTGTTCTGGTAGATCCTTTCTGTGGCAGTGGTACATTCCCTATAGAGGCTGCCATGATAGGAGCACATATTGCACCGGGAATGGACAGGGAATTCACTGCCCAAGAGTGGGGAAAAGTGTGTGACAAGAAGATCTGGTACAGCGCGGTCGACGAGGCAAATGATCTGATAGACCGGGATGTAAAGATGAATATTCAGGGATATGATCTTGACTCAGACATGGTAAAGTGTGCCATGGAAAATGCGAAGGCAGCAGGGGTTGATCAGCACATACATTTCCAGCAGAGGGATGTGAAGGACCTCAGAAATCCAAAGAAGTACGGTTTCATCATAACAAATCCGCCGTATGGAGAGAGACTTGAGGAGAAGGAGGCTCTTCCGGAGCTGTACAGAACTATAGGCGAGAGCTACAGGAATCTGGATGACTGGTCGATGTTCCTCATAACGTCATATGCGGACGCAGAGAAATATATTGGAAGAAAGGCGGACAGGAACCGCAAGATATACAACGGCATGATAAAGTCCTATTTCTATCAGTTTATGGGACCGAAGCCACCTAAAAGAAGGAGAGAAGACAGTTGA
- a CDS encoding rhodanese-like domain-containing protein — MGFTSIPIRNIIHEAVARGGIIVDVRSREEFASGHIPMAINVPLEQIEEGAYSLPKSKYLIVYCERGISSMRAALAMGEDGYKVINTIGGLAQYKGPLTRQR; from the coding sequence GTGGGGTTCACAAGTATTCCTATTCGCAACATTATCCACGAAGCGGTCGCCAGGGGTGGTATAATAGTGGATGTCAGAAGCCGTGAGGAGTTTGCATCCGGGCATATTCCGATGGCGATCAATGTACCGCTGGAACAGATCGAGGAGGGGGCTTATTCACTTCCAAAGAGTAAGTACCTGATCGTATATTGTGAGCGCGGTATAAGCAGTATGAGGGCAGCCCTTGCCATGGGTGAGGATGGCTACAAAGTAATCAACACGATAGGTGGTCTTGCACAGTATAAGGGACCGCTCACAAGACAGAGATGA
- a CDS encoding valine--tRNA ligase, whose protein sequence is MKELEKTYDPSQIEDRLYRKWEEKKYFHAEVDRSKKPFTIVMPPPNVTGQLHMGHALDNTMQDILIRFKRMQGYSALWQPGTDHAAIATEVKVTEKLKEQGIDKKEIGREEFLKHAWAWKEEYGNRIVSQLKKMGSSADWDRERFTMDEGCSRAVKEVFVRLYDKGYIYKGSRIINWCPVCKTSISDAEVIHEEQDGYFWHINYPVVGEPGRFVEIATTRPETLLGDTAVAVNPDDERYTDIVGKMLELPLTDRQIPVIADPYVDKEFGTGCVKITPAHDPNDFEVGKRHNLEEINILNDDATINELGGKYAGMDRYEARKQMVADLDALGLLVKVVPHSHNVGTHDRCKTTVEPMIKPQWFVRMKEMGQAALDIIKTDELSFVPEQFDKTYIHWLENIRDWCISRQLWWGHRIPAWYCDECGETIVSRETPTVCPKCGCTHLTQDEDTLDTWFSSALWPFSTLGWPDKTPEYEYFYPTSVLVTGYDIIFFWVIRMVFSALEQTGKSPFKHVLIHGLVRDDQGRKMSKSLGNGIDPLEVIDKYGADALRLTLITGNAPGNDMRFYWERVENSRNFANKIWNATRFIMMNMEKADFSAVKLSDLTIADRWILSKVNTLAKEMTDNMEKFELGIAVSKVYDFIWEEFCDWYIEMVKPRLYNDEDETKAAALWTLKTVLIQALKLLHPYMPFITEEIFCNIQDEEESIMISKWPEYTDEWNFEADEAAVDTIKAAVRAIRNLRTGMNVPPSRKAKVYVVSAKEDVRYIFESSKSFFATLGYASEVHVQEDKTGIDENAVSTLIHDAAVYIPLEELVDIDKEIERLEKEAAKLAGEIKRASGMLANPKFVDKAPAAKVEEEKAKLAKYTEMSEQVAERLAQLKK, encoded by the coding sequence ATGAAAGAGTTAGAGAAGACATATGATCCTTCCCAGATAGAGGACAGACTCTACAGAAAGTGGGAGGAAAAGAAGTATTTCCATGCAGAGGTTGACAGGAGCAAGAAGCCATTTACGATAGTAATGCCGCCTCCAAATGTAACAGGACAGCTCCACATGGGACATGCCCTGGACAATACCATGCAGGATATACTTATCAGATTCAAGAGAATGCAGGGCTACTCTGCACTGTGGCAGCCTGGCACAGACCACGCAGCCATCGCAACCGAGGTCAAGGTTACAGAGAAGCTGAAGGAGCAGGGAATAGATAAGAAAGAGATCGGCCGTGAGGAGTTCCTCAAGCATGCATGGGCATGGAAGGAGGAGTACGGCAACCGTATCGTGAGCCAGCTCAAGAAGATGGGTTCATCTGCTGACTGGGATAGAGAGAGATTCACCATGGACGAGGGCTGTTCTAGAGCTGTAAAGGAAGTTTTTGTAAGACTGTACGATAAGGGCTACATCTACAAGGGCTCAAGGATCATCAACTGGTGTCCAGTGTGTAAGACTTCCATATCGGATGCAGAGGTTATCCATGAGGAGCAGGACGGATATTTCTGGCACATCAACTATCCTGTAGTTGGGGAGCCTGGAAGATTTGTTGAGATAGCAACCACAAGACCTGAGACACTTCTCGGAGATACAGCCGTTGCTGTAAATCCTGATGATGAGAGATACACAGATATAGTTGGAAAGATGCTGGAGCTGCCACTTACAGACAGACAGATCCCGGTTATCGCAGATCCATATGTTGACAAGGAGTTCGGAACAGGCTGTGTAAAGATCACACCTGCCCATGACCCTAACGATTTCGAGGTTGGAAAGCGTCACAACCTTGAGGAGATAAATATACTGAACGATGATGCAACCATCAATGAGCTGGGCGGCAAGTATGCAGGCATGGACCGCTACGAGGCAAGAAAGCAGATGGTGGCAGACCTTGACGCACTTGGACTCCTCGTAAAGGTCGTTCCACACAGCCATAACGTAGGAACACACGACAGATGTAAAACAACTGTAGAGCCGATGATCAAGCCTCAGTGGTTCGTCCGCATGAAGGAGATGGGACAGGCAGCGCTTGACATCATCAAGACTGATGAGCTCTCATTTGTGCCTGAGCAGTTTGACAAGACATACATCCACTGGCTTGAGAACATCCGTGACTGGTGTATATCAAGACAGCTCTGGTGGGGACACAGAATCCCTGCATGGTACTGCGACGAGTGTGGCGAGACCATTGTAAGCCGTGAGACACCTACAGTATGTCCAAAGTGCGGATGCACACACCTCACACAGGATGAGGACACACTTGATACATGGTTCTCATCAGCACTGTGGCCATTCTCAACACTTGGCTGGCCAGACAAGACACCTGAGTACGAGTATTTCTATCCTACAAGCGTGCTTGTAACAGGATATGATATCATCTTCTTCTGGGTAATCCGTATGGTATTCTCAGCACTTGAGCAGACAGGAAAGAGCCCATTCAAGCACGTACTGATCCACGGACTTGTAAGAGACGACCAGGGACGTAAGATGAGTAAGTCTCTTGGAAATGGTATCGACCCACTTGAGGTTATTGATAAGTACGGCGCAGATGCTCTTCGTCTGACACTTATCACGGGAAATGCCCCTGGAAACGATATGCGTTTCTACTGGGAGAGAGTCGAGAATTCCAGAAACTTTGCAAATAAGATCTGGAACGCAACTCGTTTTATCATGATGAACATGGAGAAGGCAGATTTCTCAGCTGTGAAGCTGTCTGATCTGACAATAGCTGACCGTTGGATCCTGTCCAAGGTCAACACTCTTGCAAAAGAGATGACAGACAACATGGAGAAGTTCGAGCTTGGTATCGCGGTATCCAAGGTATACGACTTCATCTGGGAGGAGTTCTGTGACTGGTACATCGAGATGGTTAAGCCTCGTCTCTACAATGATGAGGATGAGACAAAGGCAGCGGCACTCTGGACACTTAAGACAGTACTTATCCAGGCACTTAAGCTTCTTCATCCATACATGCCGTTCATCACAGAGGAGATATTCTGTAATATTCAGGACGAGGAGGAGTCGATCATGATCTCCAAATGGCCTGAGTACACAGATGAGTGGAATTTCGAGGCCGACGAGGCAGCTGTTGACACGATCAAGGCAGCAGTTCGTGCCATCAGAAATCTTCGTACAGGAATGAACGTACCACCTAGCAGAAAGGCAAAGGTTTATGTCGTATCTGCCAAGGAGGACGTGAGATATATATTCGAGTCATCAAAGAGCTTCTTTGCCACACTGGGATATGCCAGCGAGGTACATGTACAGGAGGACAAGACAGGAATCGATGAGAACGCTGTATCAACACTGATCCACGACGCTGCTGTATACATTCCTCTTGAGGAGCTTGTTGATATAGACAAGGAGATCGAGAGACTTGAGAAGGAGGCTGCAAAGCTTGCCGGAGAGATCAAGCGAGCATCCGGAATGCTTGCCAATCCAAAGTTCGTTGATAAGGCACCAGCCGCAAAGGTCGAGGAGGAGAAGGCAAAGCTTGCAAAGTACACAGAGATGTCTGAGCAGGTTGCCGAGCGTCTTGCACAGCTGAAGAAGTAA